Genomic DNA from Pistricoccus aurantiacus:
GGCGACAAGGTGGTCGCCGCCATGAAGCGTCAGGCGGCGGAAGGCGAGTTTCGTTCCAATCTGCACCGTGGCGGAAGTTCCAGCCTGATTCGCATCACCCCGGAAGAACGCTCCACCGCGATTCGCGCCGCCAAGGCCATGGGGCTCAAGGTCGCCGGTGTCGATCTTCTGCGCTCCAATCACGGCTCGGTCATCATGGAGGTCAATTCCTCCCCAGGGCTGCGGGGCATCGAGGGTGCGACCGGCAAGGATATTGCGGGGCTGATCATCGAACATCTGGAAAAAAACGCCGCCCCGAAGCGCAAGGCGCCGCCCCGTCCTCAAGGCTGAATAATTTATTCGCCCCGAGGGGTAGAAAAACACTGTTTTCCACCGCACAATCCGAGTCACCGGAGGAGGTGACCGCCCATGTTTCTCGATAATCGCCAGGTGGCGATGGACAGCGTAATGGAAGCGCTGGCAGACAGTCTGGATTACTTTCAGGACAATCTCGAACGCCTGCGCCCCTCTCTGCGCGATACGCTCAAACCGCTCTACGAAGCCCGAAGCAAGGACACCAAGGAACTTCAGCGACTGGCGAAGCGCCATCTCAAGCTGATGCCGCGAGACGCGGACGTGGAACGCGACGACTATCTATGGCTGTGGAGCCGACTGAAGAGTTTCGTGGGTAACGACAGCGAGGTTCTGGTGGGTGAACTGCTCGAGCAGGAGCGCGTACTGATGCAGGCCTTGGCGACGCTCTATACCCACCCCATGCCGGATGCCATCGAGCCGGTCATCGAACGCTGCTGGAAAGGCTGTCGAGAATTGATTCGCGAGCTTTATCGTCTGCAAAGGAAGAAGACACGCTGAGGTCGTCGATCAGTCGAGGCGGTGCGATGATCAAGGGCTCCTGCGGCCCCAGGAAATAAGGCTGGCGATGCCAGAGATACAGATCCCCCAGCATACCCACCCGAGCCAGCCATTCTCGCGCCTCCAGGCGCCATGATCCAGCCGCACGGCGAGTGGGCGCAGCGCAGCCAATCGCGTTTATCCCCAGAACGTCGGCTATATATAACGCCCTGGGCAAGTGCCAATCCTGGGTAATCAGAATGGCACGCTCGACGCCGAAGACTTTCCGCGCTCGCACCAGGGTATCAAAGGTGCTGAAACCGGCGTAGTCCAAGGTCATGCGGCGATCCGGCACCGCGTGCTCACGCAGATAGCGCCACATGGTGATCGGCTCGTTGTAATAGCGGGTGCGGTTATCGCCGGAAAGCAAGAGATGCTGAATTCGACGGCGGCGCAGCAATTCGGCGGCGGCCTGCATGCGCGCCTCGAAATGCGGGTTGCGACCGCCCTGCACATTCCACTGGGTCGTGCCGAAAACGATACCCAGCGGCTGCGTCACGCAGGCCGCCAACGAGGTCCTGATCTGATAGCGGGTACTGCCAAGCACCCAGAGATTGGCGGCCACGATAAGCAGCGCAGCAGCGGCTAGTGCGCAACCCAACCCTGTCAGGATGCGCTTGATCAAGCGCGCGCTCTTCAAGCGCATTGATGAGTATCCTTCGGCTCCGCGGAACCACCAGTCTAACACTTCGGCCCTGTCGGCTCTCAACCGGGAGAGTACGCGAATCTCAGAACATACCCAGTTCCAGGCGCGCTTCCTCGCTCATCATCTCGCGACTCCAGGGCGGATCGAAAATGATATCCACGTGAACTCGGGAGATCTGAGGCGC
This window encodes:
- a CDS encoding SanA/YdcF family protein, with product MRLKSARLIKRILTGLGCALAAAALLIVAANLWVLGSTRYQIRTSLAACVTQPLGIVFGTTQWNVQGGRNPHFEARMQAAAELLRRRRIQHLLLSGDNRTRYYNEPITMWRYLREHAVPDRRMTLDYAGFSTFDTLVRARKVFGVERAILITQDWHLPRALYIADVLGINAIGCAAPTRRAAGSWRLEAREWLARVGMLGDLYLWHRQPYFLGPQEPLIIAPPRLIDDLSVSSSFADDKARESILDSLSSSVR